From a region of the Myxococcus stipitatus genome:
- a CDS encoding ribonuclease HII produces the protein MSTDSWEHWLQCALGELTERFVTQAHPVPAGLLEALEADPRRGAQQLARRIRARQERNRSEGQRLRHLLRFESELWAQGMTHVAGVDEAGMAPLAGPVVAAAAVLPQGFRLKGLDDSKKVLDARKREELAVAIKQGAVAWAVGRAEVEEIDRLNIYHAGLLAMRRAVEGLGLTPDYVLVDARRIPECPAPQRGIIKGDSLSMSIAAASILAKTTRDALMAELDATYPGYGLAEHKGYPTARHVQALREKGVLPIHRRSFGPVREALGLVAPESSPPVQAELFPAEPSAKKDIL, from the coding sequence ATGTCCACCGATAGCTGGGAACATTGGCTCCAGTGCGCGCTCGGGGAGCTGACCGAGCGCTTCGTCACCCAGGCGCACCCCGTCCCGGCCGGGCTGTTGGAAGCGCTCGAGGCCGACCCGCGGCGTGGCGCCCAGCAGCTCGCCCGGCGCATCCGCGCGCGCCAGGAGCGCAACCGCTCCGAGGGCCAGCGGCTGCGCCACCTCCTGCGCTTCGAGTCGGAGCTGTGGGCGCAGGGGATGACGCACGTGGCGGGGGTGGACGAGGCGGGCATGGCGCCGCTGGCCGGGCCGGTGGTGGCCGCCGCGGCGGTGCTGCCCCAGGGCTTCCGGCTCAAGGGCCTGGATGATTCGAAGAAGGTGCTCGACGCGCGCAAGCGCGAGGAGCTGGCCGTCGCGATCAAACAGGGCGCGGTGGCGTGGGCGGTGGGGCGCGCGGAGGTGGAGGAGATCGACCGGCTCAACATCTACCACGCGGGCCTTCTGGCCATGCGCCGGGCGGTGGAGGGGCTGGGGCTGACGCCGGACTACGTGCTGGTGGACGCGCGGAGGATTCCGGAGTGTCCGGCGCCCCAGCGGGGAATCATCAAGGGCGACTCGCTCTCCATGAGCATCGCCGCGGCGTCCATCCTGGCCAAGACGACGCGCGACGCGCTGATGGCCGAACTGGACGCGACCTATCCCGGCTACGGGCTGGCGGAGCACAAGGGCTATCCCACGGCCCGGCACGTCCAGGCGCTGCGTGAGAAGGGCGTGCTGCCCATCCACCGGCGCAGCTTCGGCCCGGTGCGCGAGGCGCTCGGGCTGGTGGCCCCGGAGTCCTCCCCTCCCGTGCAGGCGGAGCTGTTCCCCGCCGAACCATCCGCGAAGAAGGACATCCTGTGA
- a CDS encoding carboxypeptidase-like regulatory domain-containing protein, protein MAGCDDAPRGERGLDDCEAELMAVHVEVVSADGARVRGATVTATNLKTDVSISGVTDDQGVTTAINETLAPSPVRVVATAGTKVSPAVRVEWVCDSCNCTPEPAELRLELSP, encoded by the coding sequence GTGGCCGGCTGTGACGACGCTCCTCGCGGGGAGCGCGGCCTCGACGACTGCGAAGCGGAGCTGATGGCGGTGCACGTGGAGGTGGTGTCCGCAGACGGCGCGCGCGTGCGCGGCGCCACCGTCACCGCCACCAACCTGAAGACGGACGTCAGCATCTCCGGCGTCACAGACGACCAGGGCGTCACCACCGCCATCAACGAGACGCTCGCCCCCAGCCCGGTGCGCGTCGTCGCCACCGCCGGCACCAAGGTCTCCCCCGCCGTCCGCGTCGAGTGGGTGTGTGACAGCTGTAACTGCACACCCGAACCGGCCGAGCTCCGGCTCGAGCTGAGCCCCTGA
- a CDS encoding M61 family metallopeptidase — protein MSHTVRYRVSMPRPHTHLVEVEATFPGGPATLDVRMPVWTPGSYLVREFARHVQDVTARAEDGTPLPARRVDKRTWRVDAGGAAVTLAYRVYANELTVRTSHLDGTHAYLNGASVFLYTEETRGLEHHVTVEEPPGWRTSCALERRDGAFVAADYDTLVDSPFEVGPHRPLTFIAAGVPHEVVVWGDTLADPERLCGALQRICEAQARVFGGLPMPRYLFLLYLTDKGRGGLEHQASTALLFPRTAVASGRGWEDLLTLAAHEYFHLWMVKRVKPRALVPFDYSQENYTTLLWAFEGTTGYYDNLFVRRAGLMSAQRYLTRLGETLTALHSTPGRRVQTLLESSLLSWVKHYRPDEHSPNSAISYYIKGEVTSALLDLEIRRATGDARGLDDVLRLLWERHGDGSGVPEDGVEAAASEVAGKDLAPFFDRALRTTQELDYSVFAHVGLEACFRPRESPGDKGGTPPPRGKAADAKPRGWMGLTLKGNATVATVLDGSPAQEAGLYAEDEVVALDGWKVDGSSLLARCEEKWPGEVARVTLFRRDRLLEVPVTLGAKPAEAVWLARVDNPTDAQKAAYQAWLGAPWDESPGTT, from the coding sequence ATGTCCCACACCGTCCGTTACCGCGTCTCGATGCCCCGGCCCCACACGCACCTGGTGGAGGTGGAGGCCACCTTCCCCGGGGGGCCCGCGACCCTCGACGTACGGATGCCGGTGTGGACGCCGGGCAGCTACCTGGTGCGGGAGTTCGCCCGGCACGTGCAGGACGTGACGGCGCGCGCGGAGGACGGCACGCCGCTGCCGGCGCGCCGGGTGGACAAGCGGACGTGGCGGGTGGACGCCGGGGGCGCGGCCGTCACGCTCGCCTACCGCGTCTACGCCAACGAGCTGACGGTGCGCACCAGCCACCTCGACGGCACGCACGCGTACCTCAACGGCGCCAGCGTCTTCCTCTACACGGAGGAGACGCGCGGGCTGGAGCATCACGTCACGGTGGAGGAGCCCCCCGGCTGGCGGACGTCGTGCGCGCTGGAGCGGCGCGACGGCGCCTTCGTCGCCGCGGACTACGACACGCTGGTGGACAGCCCCTTCGAGGTGGGCCCCCACCGCCCGCTCACCTTCATCGCCGCGGGCGTGCCGCACGAGGTCGTGGTGTGGGGCGACACGCTGGCGGACCCGGAGCGGCTGTGCGGCGCGCTCCAGCGCATCTGCGAGGCCCAGGCCCGGGTGTTCGGCGGGCTTCCCATGCCGCGCTACCTCTTCCTGCTGTACCTGACGGACAAGGGCCGCGGCGGCCTGGAGCACCAGGCCAGCACCGCCCTGCTCTTCCCCCGCACGGCGGTGGCCTCCGGGCGCGGCTGGGAGGACCTGCTGACGCTGGCGGCCCACGAGTACTTCCACCTGTGGATGGTGAAGCGGGTGAAGCCGCGGGCGCTGGTGCCCTTCGACTACTCGCAGGAGAACTACACCACGCTGCTGTGGGCCTTCGAGGGCACCACGGGCTACTACGACAACCTCTTCGTGCGCCGCGCGGGGCTGATGTCCGCGCAGCGCTACCTCACCCGCCTGGGCGAGACGCTCACCGCGCTGCACTCCACGCCCGGGCGCCGCGTGCAGACGCTGCTCGAGTCGTCGCTGCTGAGCTGGGTGAAGCACTACCGCCCCGACGAGCACTCGCCCAACAGCGCCATCTCCTACTACATCAAGGGCGAGGTGACGTCGGCGCTGCTGGACCTGGAGATCCGCCGCGCCACCGGCGACGCGCGCGGCCTGGACGACGTGCTGCGCCTGTTGTGGGAGCGCCACGGGGACGGCTCGGGCGTGCCGGAGGACGGCGTGGAGGCCGCCGCGAGCGAGGTCGCCGGCAAGGACCTGGCGCCGTTCTTCGACCGCGCGCTGCGCACCACGCAGGAGCTGGACTACTCCGTGTTCGCGCACGTGGGGCTGGAGGCGTGCTTCCGTCCCCGGGAGTCCCCGGGCGACAAGGGCGGCACCCCGCCGCCCAGGGGCAAGGCGGCGGACGCCAAGCCGCGCGGGTGGATGGGGCTCACCCTCAAGGGGAACGCCACCGTGGCCACGGTGCTGGACGGCTCGCCCGCGCAGGAGGCGGGCCTGTACGCCGAGGACGAGGTGGTGGCGCTGGACGGCTGGAAGGTGGACGGCTCGTCGCTCTTGGCCCGGTGCGAGGAGAAGTGGCCCGGCGAGGTGGCCCGCGTGACGCTCTTCCGCCGGGACCGGCTGCTGGAGGTGCCGGTGACGCTGGGCGCCAAGCCCGCGGAGGCCGTGTGGCTGGCCCGCGTGGACAACCCCACCGACGCGCAGAAGGCCGCGTACCAGGCCTGGCTCGGTGCCCCCTGGGACGAGAGCCCGGGCACGACATAG
- a CDS encoding RsmB/NOP family class I SAM-dependent RNA methyltransferase produces MSVKHKPRPASRPSSKKSSPRASGQKPAPSERERAQRPLREDLVLQASLEAYGLVRHEGRLSDRALDFTLRRKANLYSSERRAVAERVYALLRRQRTVDFLLARAHPRFASLDTTRQDVLRLAASRVLHGEPLSDVARTSSLPPPDAQALNALPEAAAALEALPERERFPIAASLPDFLAEHFLRLYGANAAAAAEAMNERAPLTVRANLLKEDRDALARRLAAEEVQATPTPLSPLGLHLETRLNVFGLESFREGYVEIQDEGSQLLGMLVDAPPTRVVDACAGAGGKTLQLAAQMKNRGDLHALDVDERRLEDLKKRARRAGVHNVRASRIPAEGPESETALDALRGKADRVLVDAPCSGTGTFRRKPDARYRLTPEDLAMHVARQKTLLERFSALVKPGGRLIYGTCSVLREENEGVIEDFLARHPDFAVRPVAELLGAELGGRLGPGPFLRLAPHTHGTDGFFGAVLVRAK; encoded by the coding sequence ATGTCCGTGAAACACAAGCCCCGCCCCGCCTCGCGGCCGTCCTCGAAGAAGTCCTCCCCCCGTGCGTCCGGCCAGAAGCCCGCGCCCTCCGAGCGCGAGCGTGCCCAGCGCCCGCTGCGCGAGGACCTGGTGCTCCAGGCCAGCCTTGAGGCGTACGGGCTGGTGCGGCACGAGGGCCGCCTGTCGGACCGGGCGCTCGACTTCACCTTGCGGCGCAAGGCCAACCTCTACTCCTCCGAGCGCCGCGCCGTCGCCGAGCGCGTCTACGCGCTGCTGCGCCGCCAGCGCACGGTGGACTTCCTGCTGGCGCGGGCGCACCCGCGCTTCGCCTCGCTCGACACGACGCGCCAGGACGTGCTGCGGCTGGCCGCCTCGCGCGTGCTGCATGGAGAGCCCCTGTCGGACGTGGCGCGCACCTCCTCCCTTCCGCCGCCGGACGCCCAGGCCCTGAACGCGCTGCCAGAGGCCGCCGCCGCGCTGGAGGCGCTGCCCGAGCGCGAGCGCTTCCCCATCGCCGCCTCGCTGCCGGACTTCCTCGCCGAGCACTTCCTCCGGCTGTACGGCGCCAACGCCGCCGCCGCCGCCGAGGCGATGAACGAGCGCGCCCCCCTCACCGTGCGCGCCAACCTCCTCAAGGAGGACCGTGACGCGCTGGCCAGGCGCCTGGCGGCCGAGGAGGTGCAGGCGACGCCCACGCCCCTGTCGCCGCTCGGCCTCCACCTGGAGACGCGGCTCAACGTCTTCGGCCTGGAGAGCTTCCGGGAGGGCTACGTCGAAATCCAGGACGAGGGCAGCCAGCTGCTCGGCATGTTGGTGGACGCGCCCCCCACGCGCGTGGTCGACGCGTGCGCGGGCGCGGGGGGCAAGACGCTCCAGCTGGCCGCGCAGATGAAGAACCGCGGCGACCTGCACGCGCTCGACGTGGACGAGCGGCGGCTGGAGGACCTCAAGAAGCGCGCGCGCCGCGCGGGCGTGCACAACGTGCGGGCGTCGAGGATCCCCGCCGAGGGCCCCGAGTCCGAGACGGCCCTCGACGCGCTGCGCGGCAAGGCGGACCGCGTCCTCGTGGACGCGCCGTGCAGCGGCACCGGCACCTTCCGCCGCAAGCCCGACGCGCGCTACCGCCTCACGCCCGAGGACCTGGCCATGCACGTGGCCCGGCAGAAGACGCTGCTGGAGCGCTTCTCCGCGCTGGTGAAGCCCGGAGGCCGGCTCATCTACGGCACGTGCAGCGTGCTGCGGGAGGAGAACGAGGGCGTCATCGAGGACTTCCTCGCGAGGCACCCCGACTTCGCCGTGAGGCCCGTGGCGGAGCTGCTGGGGGCGGAGCTGGGCGGGCGGCTGGGCCCCGGTCCCTTCCTGCGGCTGGCGCCACACACGCACGGCACGGATGGCTTCTTCGGAGCCGTCCTCGTCCGGGCGAAGTAG
- a CDS encoding metallophosphoesterase, which yields MHRKTRFNPLPLALGVTLLAGVASAGVLARDPYLQKVGPDTALVAFRLASSCTPEVLYGQGSTSQVARSENTGRNHAVVITGLKPGTEYTYVVSACGVKTSAKTFRTAPVPGTRNVHFAAVGDFGTGGSDQKRVAAAMVARKPELFVALGDNAYPDGTEADFQDHLFAPMADLLSQVPLFASPGNHEYVTNQGQPYLDNLFMPTNNPAGSERYYSFDWGHVHFVSLDSNCAIGMASSDRCSLAAQKAWLETDLAGTQQPWKIVFFHHPPFSSGEHGSQLTMRKQFGPLFEKYGVDLVLTGHDHNYERSKPMKGDAIATSGGIPYLVVGGGGAALRAFSTSRPNWSVIRDNTAHGFLDVEVVEGVLTAKLLTTANTVLDSFTLRKDLPPVEQPPPADALSITVEGERGVAPHTALFRATTSQEVPVKWDFGDGGSAEGATTEHVYTKAGQYTVTATAVFGSVTRTATAVVTVSQAPSSGDDAGTVTPPTTTPPTTTPPTPGEPEEQPGPTPPGAVGSNDDGGGGGGCAAAPATAMLPSAGFLLAGLWRRRRQAPRA from the coding sequence ATGCACCGAAAGACACGCTTCAACCCACTGCCCCTGGCCCTGGGGGTGACGTTGCTGGCGGGCGTGGCGTCCGCGGGCGTTCTCGCCCGGGACCCCTACCTCCAGAAAGTAGGCCCCGACACGGCCCTGGTGGCATTCCGGTTGGCGTCCAGTTGCACGCCCGAGGTGCTCTACGGACAAGGGTCCACCAGCCAGGTCGCTCGCTCCGAGAACACGGGGCGCAACCACGCGGTGGTCATCACCGGGCTGAAGCCCGGAACCGAATACACCTACGTCGTCAGCGCGTGCGGAGTGAAGACGTCGGCCAAGACGTTCCGGACGGCGCCCGTCCCGGGCACCCGCAACGTGCACTTCGCGGCGGTGGGTGACTTCGGCACGGGAGGCTCCGACCAGAAGCGGGTGGCCGCGGCCATGGTCGCCCGCAAGCCGGAGCTGTTCGTCGCGCTGGGCGACAACGCCTACCCGGACGGCACCGAGGCGGACTTCCAGGACCACCTGTTCGCGCCCATGGCGGACCTGTTGTCGCAGGTCCCGCTGTTCGCCTCGCCCGGCAACCACGAATACGTGACGAACCAGGGGCAGCCGTACCTGGACAACCTCTTCATGCCCACCAACAACCCGGCGGGCTCGGAGCGCTACTACTCCTTCGACTGGGGCCACGTGCACTTCGTGTCGCTCGACTCGAACTGCGCCATCGGCATGGCGTCGTCGGACCGCTGCTCGCTGGCCGCGCAGAAGGCGTGGCTGGAGACGGACCTGGCCGGCACCCAGCAGCCGTGGAAGATCGTCTTCTTCCACCACCCGCCCTTCTCGTCCGGCGAACACGGCTCGCAGTTGACGATGCGCAAGCAGTTCGGCCCCCTCTTCGAGAAGTACGGCGTGGACCTGGTGCTGACCGGGCACGACCACAACTACGAGCGCAGCAAGCCGATGAAGGGCGACGCCATCGCGACCTCGGGCGGCATCCCCTACCTCGTGGTGGGCGGCGGCGGCGCCGCGCTGCGCGCCTTCTCCACGAGCCGGCCGAACTGGAGCGTCATCCGCGACAACACCGCCCACGGCTTCCTGGACGTGGAGGTCGTGGAGGGCGTGCTCACCGCGAAGCTGCTGACGACGGCCAACACCGTCCTGGACAGCTTCACGCTGCGCAAGGACCTGCCCCCCGTGGAGCAGCCTCCTCCGGCGGACGCGCTGTCCATCACGGTGGAGGGCGAGCGCGGCGTGGCGCCCCACACGGCCCTCTTCCGCGCCACCACCTCCCAGGAGGTGCCGGTGAAGTGGGACTTCGGTGACGGCGGTTCGGCCGAGGGCGCCACCACGGAGCACGTCTACACGAAGGCCGGCCAGTACACGGTCACGGCGACCGCCGTCTTCGGCTCCGTCACCCGGACGGCCACCGCGGTCGTGACGGTCAGCCAGGCCCCGTCCTCCGGCGACGACGCGGGGACCGTCACGCCCCCCACCACCACCCCGCCCACCACCACCCCGCCCACCCCGGGCGAGCCCGAAGAGCAGCCGGGGCCCACCCCGCCCGGCGCCGTCGGCTCGAATGACGACGGCGGTGGCGGTGGGGGCTGCGCGGCCGCCCCCGCCACGGCGATGCTCCCCTCCGCGGGCTTCCTGCTGGCGGGGCTGTGGCGCCGCCGTCGCCAGGCCCCTCGGGCCTGA
- a CDS encoding DUF4956 domain-containing protein has protein sequence MDTSFPGLLESARAELGTLSITVMLPRMLAAALIGAVLSLRPWRFVMRRALPKSDMIQAQVLLCAAAAVITAVIGDSVAKAFGLVGLGGFVRFRSGLKDPRDAAILFLMIGLGMACGHGSLGLAAVGTLFVAALLFVLDLFNPEAAPAPRQRLLISAQADDLVGAEQTLRTALGERNVLVKSCALDFDGRRLELEVEEPVPGSLTAALGRAEGTPLRGLRWTAVSPKGTREELT, from the coding sequence ATGGACACCTCGTTTCCAGGACTGCTGGAGAGCGCCCGGGCGGAGCTGGGCACGCTGTCCATCACCGTGATGCTGCCGCGGATGCTCGCGGCGGCGCTCATCGGCGCCGTGTTGTCGCTGCGCCCATGGCGGTTCGTCATGCGCCGGGCGCTGCCCAAGTCGGACATGATCCAGGCCCAGGTGCTGCTGTGCGCCGCGGCGGCGGTCATCACGGCCGTCATCGGAGACAGCGTGGCCAAGGCGTTCGGGCTGGTGGGGCTGGGCGGCTTCGTGCGCTTCCGCTCCGGCCTGAAGGACCCACGCGACGCGGCCATCCTCTTCCTGATGATTGGCCTGGGCATGGCGTGCGGCCACGGCAGCCTGGGGCTCGCGGCGGTGGGCACGCTGTTCGTGGCCGCGCTGCTGTTCGTGCTCGACCTGTTCAACCCGGAGGCGGCGCCCGCGCCCCGGCAGCGGCTATTGATCTCCGCGCAGGCGGATGACCTGGTGGGCGCGGAGCAGACGCTGCGCACCGCCCTGGGGGAGCGCAACGTGCTGGTGAAGAGCTGCGCGCTCGACTTCGACGGGCGGCGGCTGGAGCTGGAAGTGGAGGAACCGGTGCCCGGCTCGCTCACGGCGGCGCTGGGTCGGGCGGAGGGCACGCCCCTGCGGGGGCTGCGGTGGACGGCGGTGAGCCCCAAGGGGACTCGGGAGGAGCTGACATGA